A DNA window from Ancylothrix sp. D3o contains the following coding sequences:
- a CDS encoding EAL domain-containing protein, whose protein sequence is MTAINGNGEGCARCETIPSKIEGSGRLYLWFPVKHTLNKILSFLKNQQLTYHLQEEKCLYIILDKESKEWFLNVLSAKLSSKELKESQALWMPNLEEAQFKDFSRVVSLQNFLSLGQSDWLLDMLANERITSYFQPIVYTEDTSQIFAYEALLRGIDENNSVIAPGRIFAQAESAGLIFQLDALARSSAIKQGSLHGIKEHLFINFSPTSVYDPTTCLRMTVRAIDEADFSHERIVFEVAESEQPPDISHLTKILKFYQDAGFLIALDDFGSGYSNLNLIHQLRPDFVKLDMHLIRNVHQDPYKALITEKLLEIAHQLEIKTIAEGIETEEELHWLRERGTTFVQGFLIAKPSTPPVATTPKFSEKMVALPA, encoded by the coding sequence ATGACTGCAATAAACGGAAATGGAGAAGGTTGCGCCCGTTGTGAAACGATCCCCAGCAAAATAGAGGGAAGTGGCAGACTATACCTGTGGTTTCCCGTCAAACACACCCTTAACAAAATCTTGTCTTTCCTGAAAAATCAACAGTTAACTTATCATCTTCAAGAAGAAAAATGTTTGTATATTATCTTAGATAAAGAAAGCAAAGAATGGTTTCTCAATGTGTTGTCGGCCAAACTCTCTAGCAAAGAACTCAAAGAAAGCCAAGCTTTGTGGATGCCAAACCTGGAAGAAGCACAATTTAAAGACTTTTCGCGGGTAGTATCTCTGCAAAACTTCCTTAGCTTAGGACAATCTGACTGGTTATTAGATATGTTAGCAAACGAGCGAATAACCAGCTATTTTCAGCCTATTGTTTATACAGAAGACACCTCACAAATTTTCGCCTACGAAGCGCTGCTGCGAGGAATAGATGAAAACAATAGCGTCATTGCCCCAGGACGGATTTTTGCTCAGGCAGAATCAGCCGGTTTAATATTTCAGTTAGATGCCTTAGCAAGATCAAGCGCCATTAAACAAGGAAGCTTGCATGGCATCAAAGAACATTTATTTATCAACTTTTCGCCAACCTCTGTATATGATCCCACTACTTGTCTACGAATGACCGTGCGAGCCATTGACGAAGCAGATTTTTCTCACGAGCGGATTGTGTTTGAAGTTGCAGAGTCCGAACAACCCCCCGATATTTCCCACCTGACTAAAATCTTGAAATTTTATCAAGATGCCGGCTTTTTAATCGCCCTTGACGATTTTGGCAGCGGCTATTCCAACTTAAATTTAATCCATCAACTGCGGCCAGATTTTGTCAAATTAGATATGCACTTAATCCGCAACGTCCATCAAGATCCTTACAAAGCTTTAATTACCGAAAAACTCTTAGAAATCGCCCACCAGTTAGAAATAAAAACAATCGCCGAAGGCATTGAAACCGAAGAAGAACTACACTGGCTGCGCGAACGCGGGACAACTTTTGTGCAAGGTTTCTTAATAGCTAAACCCAGCACTCCCCCCGTAGCCACCACCCCCAAATTTAGCGAAAAAATGGTGGCATTACCGGCTTAA
- a CDS encoding Ig-like domain-containing protein, with the protein MSSSPIKFKEFLQPLDRAALAVMLVLGILIALLLLQGDQTVPRVRDFSWENKQIGGQERSFTLTFNRPMDRPSVEENLRIEPPLPGKISWAGRKMAYTLEQPAPYGTSYEVKLENAKDRLHKNAENQARIAPFSGTFRSRDRAFVYLGIEGKEAEKLMLVNLTQQQEPIILTPPDLGVIDFIPFPDGSRILFSARDISQGDQSALNAKIYTVTTGIHPTSPGEVEPKIEQPGKLDLILDNKDYQNLKFELSPDGKTIVAMRVNQKSPGRDFGLWMIQPPAPPKPMNIQGGEFLIHPDNQSIAITQGQGVAILPLDAAKTDTKPLDFLPKFGRLLNFSHDGASAAMVKFNDDYTRSLFWATNQGNQIEVFRTTGSIISAQFAPNNKNLYCLLTQLLTNGQDYREEPYLAKVELKSNAIPQALVSLPKQREVDVSLSADGLALLFDLVVTDRQNQIAEGPRTNSGETIITSNLMLLPLLPEDSEGQKALKPEELPFTGLRPRWLP; encoded by the coding sequence ATGTCTAGCTCACCCATCAAATTTAAAGAATTTCTACAACCCCTTGATCGTGCAGCCCTGGCGGTAATGTTAGTGCTGGGCATCTTAATAGCACTGTTATTGCTACAAGGCGACCAAACCGTTCCCAGAGTGCGAGATTTTAGCTGGGAAAATAAACAAATAGGAGGGCAAGAAAGGTCATTTACCCTCACATTTAACCGGCCAATGGATCGCCCCAGCGTCGAAGAAAACTTGCGAATTGAGCCGCCTTTACCCGGAAAAATCAGTTGGGCCGGTCGCAAAATGGCTTACACCTTAGAACAACCGGCCCCCTATGGAACCAGCTACGAAGTAAAATTAGAAAACGCCAAAGACCGGCTCCATAAAAATGCAGAAAATCAAGCAAGAATCGCCCCATTTTCCGGCACTTTTCGCAGTCGAGATCGCGCTTTTGTTTATTTAGGAATTGAAGGCAAAGAAGCCGAAAAATTGATGTTAGTTAATCTAACACAACAACAAGAACCGATAATCTTGACACCGCCAGATTTAGGTGTTATTGATTTTATTCCCTTTCCTGATGGCTCTCGAATTTTATTTTCTGCAAGAGATATTTCCCAAGGAGATCAAAGTGCCCTAAATGCCAAAATTTATACCGTCACCACCGGCATTCACCCCACATCGCCAGGCGAAGTTGAACCCAAAATCGAACAACCAGGAAAACTTGACTTAATTTTAGATAATAAAGACTACCAAAACCTCAAATTTGAATTATCACCTGACGGCAAAACCATAGTGGCGATGCGAGTCAACCAAAAAAGTCCGGGGCGTGATTTTGGTTTATGGATGATTCAACCACCCGCACCCCCAAAACCAATGAACATCCAAGGCGGAGAATTTTTAATTCACCCAGATAATCAATCAATTGCCATTACCCAAGGTCAAGGCGTCGCAATTTTACCCCTAGATGCTGCAAAAACCGATACAAAACCCTTGGATTTTTTACCCAAATTTGGCCGGTTGTTGAACTTTTCCCATGATGGAGCAAGCGCAGCAATGGTAAAGTTTAATGATGATTATACGCGCTCACTGTTTTGGGCAACAAATCAAGGAAACCAAATTGAAGTTTTTCGCACCACCGGCTCAATTATCAGCGCTCAATTTGCCCCCAACAATAAAAACCTTTATTGTTTGTTAACCCAACTATTAACCAACGGCCAAGACTACCGAGAAGAGCCTTATCTTGCCAAAGTAGAATTAAAAAGCAATGCCATTCCCCAAGCCTTAGTTAGCCTTCCAAAACAGCGAGAAGTTGACGTAAGTTTATCAGCGGATGGTTTAGCCCTGTTATTTGATTTAGTCGTCACAGATCGGCAAAACCAAATAGCGGAAGGCCCGCGTACAAATTCCGGTGAAACCATTATTACAAGTAACTTGATGTTGTTGCCATTGCTCCCTGAAGATAGCGAAGGTCAAAAAGCCCTCAAACCTGAAGAATTACCCTTTACAGGGCTGCGTCCCCGCTGGTTGCCCTAA
- a CDS encoding tetratricopeptide repeat protein: MKRTLTSICISITTVFSSVPLPVFSQTETPAPMPEQQAPMPEQQAPMPEQPAPTAAPETSPAQGQDIQYWLNRGQYFTDQKQYEDALIAYDQAINLKQDLAEALAGKGVVLGALGRHEDALSVLQKASELKQNYSAALFHQGMVLRALSRNEEANQAFDKAIEMNGDWGTQSQAVAWSYKGSNLWQLGRKEEAIAAFDKAVSINADYALAWYNRGTALLQLGQYQNAIDSYDKALQSKGMWGAETGPASAWYNRGLALEQLGRFDEAIESYDRALRITPNHLKARQQLANLRRRIEQR, encoded by the coding sequence ATGAAGCGGACTTTAACGAGCATCTGCATTTCGATTACTACGGTATTCTCTTCTGTTCCATTGCCGGTTTTTTCTCAAACTGAGACACCGGCACCAATGCCTGAGCAACAAGCGCCAATGCCTGAGCAACAAGCGCCAATGCCTGAGCAACCGGCCCCAACGGCTGCGCCAGAAACTTCTCCAGCACAAGGTCAAGATATACAATATTGGCTAAATCGAGGTCAATATTTTACTGACCAAAAACAATATGAAGATGCGTTAATTGCTTACGACCAAGCAATCAATCTCAAGCAAGATTTGGCAGAAGCTTTGGCAGGCAAAGGGGTGGTGTTGGGAGCGCTAGGCCGGCATGAGGACGCTTTAAGTGTTCTTCAAAAGGCGAGCGAACTTAAACAAAATTATTCGGCTGCTTTGTTTCATCAAGGCATGGTTTTGAGGGCGCTTTCTCGAAATGAAGAAGCAAATCAAGCGTTTGATAAAGCTATTGAAATGAATGGCGACTGGGGAACTCAAAGCCAGGCTGTTGCTTGGAGTTATAAGGGATCAAATTTGTGGCAACTTGGCAGAAAAGAAGAGGCAATTGCTGCTTTTGATAAGGCGGTTAGTATTAATGCCGATTATGCGCTGGCTTGGTACAATCGGGGCACGGCTTTGTTGCAATTGGGTCAATATCAAAATGCGATAGATTCTTATGATAAAGCACTGCAAAGTAAGGGGATGTGGGGTGCAGAAACCGGCCCGGCGAGTGCTTGGTATAATCGCGGTTTGGCTTTGGAACAATTAGGCCGGTTTGATGAGGCAATAGAGTCTTATGACAGGGCTTTGAGGATTACTCCAAATCATTTAAAAGCACGGCAACAATTGGCAAATTTACGCCGCCGGATCGAACAGCGTTAA
- a CDS encoding GGDEF domain-containing protein: MLSASRFDTFSSPLLANSCQKLRLDSTLEDLQLWDCQVESHYLGKEIAEKFNQNPLLPGVIMTEAGKFIGMISRHRFLENLSRPYGVDLFLPRPLKFLYRFAHSQELIFPSKKLIVEAAHQSLHRPPELLYEPIVVEVAPQVQRLLGLHELLIAQSQIHQLATQLLEQTRQKLETANEQLKRQVSIDGLTGIANRRRFDEYLEIEWRRLGRENLVLSLILCDVDFFKSYNDTYGHQAGDMCLRSCASLLSNSVHRPADLVARYGGEEFAIILPNTDSAGGVYVAEAIRAGLHSLKLPHIRSECGFVSLSYGVACMIPSHDTEPADLIALADQALYEAKAKGRNCVVLKTQF, translated from the coding sequence ATGCTCAGCGCCTCCCGCTTTGACACATTCTCATCGCCCCTACTGGCGAATTCTTGCCAAAAGCTGCGTTTAGATTCAACGCTTGAAGATTTGCAGCTTTGGGACTGTCAGGTAGAATCGCATTATCTCGGTAAAGAAATCGCCGAAAAATTTAACCAAAATCCTCTCTTACCCGGAGTAATTATGACGGAAGCGGGGAAATTTATCGGCATGATTTCGCGGCATCGGTTTTTGGAAAATCTTAGCCGGCCTTACGGTGTGGATTTGTTTTTGCCACGACCACTTAAATTTTTATACCGCTTTGCTCATAGCCAGGAGTTAATTTTTCCCAGCAAAAAATTAATTGTAGAAGCAGCGCACCAATCTTTACACCGGCCCCCAGAATTACTTTATGAACCGATTGTTGTGGAGGTAGCCCCTCAAGTTCAGCGATTGCTTGGTTTGCATGAATTATTAATTGCTCAATCGCAAATTCATCAACTCGCCACCCAATTACTTGAACAAACTCGTCAAAAGTTGGAAACGGCAAATGAACAATTAAAACGTCAAGTTAGTATTGATGGTTTAACCGGCATTGCTAACCGTCGCCGGTTTGATGAATATTTAGAAATAGAATGGCGTCGTCTTGGTCGTGAAAATTTGGTTTTGTCTTTGATTTTGTGTGATGTGGATTTTTTTAAAAGCTATAACGACACCTACGGACACCAAGCTGGGGATATGTGTTTGCGATCCTGTGCGAGTTTGTTGAGCAATTCGGTTCACCGGCCTGCGGATCTGGTGGCTCGCTATGGCGGTGAAGAATTTGCGATTATTTTGCCGAATACCGATAGCGCCGGTGGTGTTTATGTTGCAGAAGCCATCCGGGCCGGTTTGCATTCGTTAAAACTGCCTCATATTCGCTCAGAGTGCGGTTTTGTTTCCCTCAGCTATGGAGTAGCTTGCATGATTCCCAGCCACGACACAGAACCGGCAGACCTCATTGCCCTAGCAGATCAAGCGCTTTATGAAGCTAAAGCAAAAGGGCGAAATTGTGTAGTTTTGAAAACGCAATTTTAG
- a CDS encoding permease, which yields MNQINQAFTIFLSLLVEAIPFLLLGVLFSGLLLLFVDEAKLVKMMPRNPFLGALAGSSIGFLFPVCECGNVPVARRLLMQGVPAPVAIGFLLAAPTINPIVIWATWTAFREQPEIVVLRVVLSLTIATIIGCVFSAQADLRPVLQPALARAMPRYIPPGKKAIDSGETASMLLQSGTYLLGQPGAPLRLDSTMLQPNLIAANSAKKPLADKLRLLADNTIQELRELGAVLVIGSAIAAIIQVAAPRDFILSLGQGPVTSILAMMVLAAVVSICSTVDSFFALSFASVFTSGSLLAFLVFGPMIDLKGIGLMLFLFKKKAIIYLFALAAQLTFLFTLLINLHFS from the coding sequence ATGAATCAAATCAACCAGGCTTTTACAATCTTTTTAAGCTTGCTGGTAGAAGCGATCCCCTTCTTGCTGCTCGGCGTCTTATTTTCCGGTTTACTGCTGCTATTTGTCGATGAAGCCAAATTAGTCAAAATGATGCCCCGCAACCCCTTCTTAGGAGCCTTAGCCGGCAGTTCAATCGGATTTTTATTTCCAGTATGCGAGTGCGGAAACGTGCCCGTAGCCAGACGACTTTTAATGCAGGGAGTCCCTGCGCCGGTGGCTATAGGCTTTCTACTCGCCGCCCCCACCATCAATCCCATCGTTATTTGGGCAACCTGGACAGCCTTTCGAGAACAGCCAGAAATTGTAGTTTTGCGCGTCGTACTTTCCTTAACCATTGCTACCATAATAGGCTGCGTTTTTAGCGCCCAAGCAGACCTCCGCCCCGTCTTACAACCGGCCCTCGCACGCGCCATGCCTCGCTACATTCCCCCAGGAAAAAAAGCCATCGATAGCGGCGAAACTGCTTCAATGTTATTACAATCTGGCACTTATTTACTCGGTCAACCAGGCGCGCCATTACGTCTTGACTCTACGATGCTACAACCAAATTTAATTGCCGCCAACAGCGCCAAAAAACCCCTCGCAGACAAATTACGTTTACTCGCAGATAATACCATCCAAGAACTCCGAGAATTAGGAGCAGTTCTCGTTATTGGCAGTGCCATTGCCGCGATTATTCAAGTAGCAGCCCCCCGCGATTTTATCCTTAGTTTAGGACAGGGGCCGGTGACATCAATTTTAGCCATGATGGTACTCGCCGCCGTCGTCTCGATTTGTTCGACTGTAGACTCATTTTTTGCCCTTTCTTTTGCCTCGGTTTTTACCAGCGGTTCCCTCCTCGCCTTCTTAGTTTTTGGGCCCATGATTGACCTCAAAGGCATTGGTTTAATGCTCTTTCTCTTCAAGAAAAAAGCGATCATTTACCTCTTTGCCCTCGCTGCCCAACTCACCTTTCTTTTCACTCTGTTAATCAACCTGCACTTTAGTTAA
- a CDS encoding TIGR03943 family putative permease subunit — translation MTSISANNKSPKKIPTFLLPWLDVLAIGTWGILMIKYWLTGKLYLLIHPDFFWLVIAGGFGLLALSVFKTVELLSQLKKKPSNLPAPNVQHLSVFPPGIGSSLLLITALLGLAIEPQVFSSQTALDRGITDFVSLTRSQPQSFRSNTRPEDRSIIDWVRTLNVYPEPDAYTGQKVKVQGFVIHPPNYSEEYIIIARFILTCCAADAYPVGLPVKLAQNRSAYPSDTWLEIEGEMITTNLGNKRQLTIEAQTLTNIPKPKNPYDY, via the coding sequence ATGACTTCTATTTCTGCAAACAACAAGTCTCCCAAAAAAATCCCCACCTTTTTACTACCTTGGCTAGATGTTTTAGCCATAGGAACCTGGGGAATTTTGATGATAAAATATTGGCTCACCGGCAAACTTTATCTACTCATTCACCCTGATTTCTTTTGGCTAGTTATTGCCGGAGGGTTTGGCTTACTCGCCCTCAGTGTCTTTAAAACAGTCGAACTTCTCAGCCAATTAAAGAAAAAACCGTCAAATTTGCCCGCCCCAAACGTTCAACATTTAAGCGTATTTCCCCCCGGAATTGGCAGCAGTTTATTATTAATCACCGCTTTGCTAGGTTTAGCCATCGAACCACAAGTTTTTTCCAGCCAAACCGCTTTAGATCGAGGCATCACAGACTTTGTTAGTTTAACTCGTTCCCAACCCCAATCTTTTCGCTCAAATACCCGCCCAGAAGACCGTTCGATTATTGATTGGGTGAGGACTTTAAACGTTTATCCCGAACCGGATGCCTATACCGGCCAAAAGGTAAAAGTGCAGGGTTTTGTGATTCATCCGCCAAATTATAGCGAGGAATACATTATTATTGCTCGGTTTATTTTGACTTGTTGTGCAGCGGATGCTTATCCTGTCGGGTTGCCGGTGAAATTAGCCCAAAATCGCAGCGCCTATCCCTCCGACACTTGGTTAGAAATTGAAGGTGAAATGATCACCACTAATTTAGGCAATAAACGTCAGCTAACTATTGAGGCGCAGACGCTTACAAATATTCCCAAACCCAAAAACCCTTACGACTATTAA
- a CDS encoding sensor histidine kinase — protein sequence MLASNQLCEGVKQVTRYQLYTGNLRIDSTIRDLTLHEFIADASCLGKELAKAFTENPLLPGAILITPGGQLAGMISRRRFLEHLSRPYGVELFSRRPVEALYRFAQTDVLVVPANTTIVNAAHQSLQRSPELLYEPIVVELAPQNYRLLDVHQLLIAQSHIHQLTAQLLHEQTQAQMIQTEKMSSLGRMVAGVAHEIRNPVNCISGNMGFVENYFQDLLYLQEIYDEIDIKDPSLIEQTKEEIDLDFLREDMPKMIESVKIAADRLTKIVASLQNFSHLDEKKPQPADIHECIDSTLLILNNRLKYDINLVKNYGDVPPIPCYSGQLSQVFMNLISNAIDALMEQLETAKKEWKPQISIRTGLKEFDQKEWVFIQITDNGPGIPPEIIGRIFETFFTTKPLGKGTGLGLAISHQIVTEKHTGKLNVSSRWANSEESQIETGTEFEILLPVTETGLISSR from the coding sequence ATGTTGGCTAGCAATCAACTTTGTGAAGGAGTAAAACAGGTGACGAGATATCAACTCTACACCGGCAACCTGCGAATAGACTCAACGATCAGAGATTTAACACTCCATGAGTTTATTGCCGATGCCAGTTGTTTAGGCAAAGAATTGGCAAAAGCATTTACTGAAAATCCATTACTTCCTGGTGCCATTCTCATCACCCCAGGCGGCCAACTAGCAGGAATGATTTCGCGCAGGCGGTTTTTAGAACACCTAAGCCGGCCCTATGGAGTTGAGCTATTTTCTCGCCGTCCTGTGGAGGCATTATATCGGTTTGCCCAAACAGATGTTTTAGTGGTGCCGGCAAACACCACCATTGTCAATGCAGCCCATCAATCTTTACAGCGTTCCCCCGAATTACTTTATGAGCCGATAGTCGTTGAACTCGCCCCGCAAAATTATCGGCTTTTAGATGTTCACCAGTTATTAATTGCTCAATCTCATATCCACCAACTTACAGCCCAACTGCTCCACGAACAAACCCAAGCCCAAATGATTCAAACAGAAAAAATGTCAAGTTTGGGGAGAATGGTTGCCGGGGTAGCCCACGAAATTCGCAACCCAGTTAACTGTATTTCTGGGAATATGGGATTTGTGGAAAATTACTTTCAAGATTTGCTTTATCTCCAAGAAATTTACGACGAAATAGACATAAAAGACCCAAGCCTAATTGAACAGACTAAAGAAGAAATAGACTTAGATTTTTTGCGAGAAGATATGCCAAAAATGATTGAAAGCGTCAAAATAGCTGCCGACCGGCTCACCAAAATTGTCGCCAGTTTGCAAAACTTTTCGCACCTCGACGAAAAGAAACCGCAACCGGCAGACATTCACGAATGTATCGACAGCACGCTGTTAATTTTAAATAACCGCCTTAAATATGATATTAACCTTGTCAAAAATTACGGTGACGTGCCGCCAATTCCCTGCTATTCTGGACAACTTAGCCAAGTATTTATGAACTTGATCAGCAACGCAATCGATGCTTTAATGGAGCAATTAGAAACGGCCAAAAAGGAATGGAAACCGCAAATTAGCATCCGCACCGGCCTCAAAGAATTTGACCAAAAAGAATGGGTATTTATCCAAATAACAGATAACGGGCCCGGTATCCCCCCAGAAATTATAGGAAGAATCTTTGAAACATTTTTTACAACAAAACCCCTGGGAAAAGGCACCGGCTTAGGATTAGCCATTAGCCATCAAATTGTCACGGAAAAACATACAGGCAAACTGAACGTATCGAGCCGATGGGCTAACAGTGAGGAAAGCCAGATAGAAACCGGCACAGAGTTTGAAATTTTGTTGCCGGTTACGGAAACTGGTTTAATAAGCAGCAGATAA
- a CDS encoding sensor histidine kinase has protein sequence MTPQMIANLPLSSGQTSGIRALATGSVATAPHQPVKNSGLCVASIPGLMYQFLLRKDGSLSFLFLSPNFGDFFELDAGAMDVDTETLVAMIHPDDRDYFYDSIKNSADALESWNWLGRFNLPSGEIKWLQWDAQPSRQANGNIFWNGLLVDVTSQQQLNDEVERLCFLLGVTERLQSTSDLYEIANFALTYLVQATHAAFGDVKVIERDAENWRSCWLTNYVSAQVIANFGERVVTEILTGLQKSADQDREFLGQVVQTGTTLVIEDYASHLEFSIDGCELPVGQIIMFPIPASDGTVLAVLTLHSNHPEPIQNSRIKEMVLAACRILGVRLEQAKSREELRQANIQLESAYDKLREQTQNLEQTLCELKQTQAQLIQSEKMSSLGSLVAGIAHEINNPVSFIHGNLPFARKYFQDLLFLLETYQKYGPQPGPEIEQLTEEIDIGYLREDLPRILTSIQTGSERIRDLVRCLRNFSRLDESELKKVNIHEGIENTLLLLNNRLKAQHWRPEIEVIKDYGNLPGVECYVSSLNQVFMNIISNAIEAVEESFATGYLDAKQNKGQIWIRSELKSGQISIAISDNGFGIPAALQSRLFDPFFTTKPVGKGTGLGLSISYRIVTEKHGGQLKCISAPGQNTEFVIQIPLKQIKMSQKWPPSAEIPA, from the coding sequence ATGACTCCTCAAATGATCGCTAATCTACCTCTATCGAGCGGCCAAACTTCAGGGATAAGGGCTTTAGCCACCGGCAGCGTAGCAACAGCCCCTCACCAGCCGGTTAAAAATTCTGGGCTTTGCGTCGCAAGTATCCCCGGATTGATGTATCAATTTTTGCTCAGGAAGGATGGCTCTCTGAGTTTTTTATTTCTGAGCCCAAATTTTGGAGATTTTTTTGAGCTAGATGCCGGTGCAATGGATGTGGATACGGAAACTTTGGTAGCCATGATTCATCCCGATGACCGAGATTATTTTTATGATTCGATTAAGAACTCAGCAGATGCTTTAGAATCTTGGAATTGGCTGGGCCGGTTTAATTTACCTTCCGGGGAAATTAAATGGCTGCAATGGGATGCCCAACCGTCGCGGCAAGCGAACGGAAATATTTTTTGGAATGGTTTATTGGTGGATGTAACCAGCCAGCAGCAATTAAATGATGAAGTTGAGCGGCTTTGTTTTTTGTTGGGTGTAACTGAACGCTTGCAAAGTACGAGCGATCTTTATGAAATTGCTAATTTTGCTTTAACTTATTTGGTTCAAGCTACTCATGCAGCTTTTGGAGATGTGAAAGTTATTGAGCGCGATGCTGAAAACTGGCGATCCTGTTGGTTGACGAATTACGTTTCAGCCCAAGTTATTGCCAATTTTGGAGAAAGGGTTGTGACGGAAATTTTAACAGGTTTGCAAAAAAGTGCCGATCAGGATCGAGAATTCCTGGGGCAAGTTGTACAAACCGGCACAACTTTAGTAATAGAAGATTATGCCAGCCACCTTGAATTTAGCATTGATGGCTGCGAGTTGCCGGTGGGACAAATTATCATGTTTCCTATTCCTGCTAGTGATGGCACTGTGTTAGCAGTTCTGACTTTACATTCCAATCATCCTGAGCCAATTCAAAACAGCCGGATCAAAGAAATGGTTTTAGCTGCCTGTCGCATTTTAGGTGTTCGACTTGAACAGGCAAAATCGAGAGAAGAACTACGGCAAGCGAATATTCAACTAGAGTCTGCTTACGATAAATTGAGAGAGCAAACCCAAAATTTAGAACAAACTTTGTGTGAGCTTAAACAAACCCAAGCACAATTAATTCAAAGTGAAAAAATGTCGAGTTTGGGTAGTTTAGTGGCCGGGATCGCTCACGAAATTAATAATCCTGTAAGTTTTATTCACGGTAATCTACCTTTTGCGCGGAAGTATTTTCAAGATTTGCTATTTTTGCTAGAAACCTATCAAAAATACGGCCCGCAGCCGGGGCCAGAAATTGAGCAACTAACTGAGGAAATCGATATAGGTTATTTGCGAGAAGATTTGCCGAGAATTTTGACTTCCATTCAAACAGGTTCCGAACGAATTAGGGATCTTGTCCGCTGCTTGCGTAACTTTTCCCGCTTGGATGAGTCGGAACTAAAAAAAGTTAATATCCATGAGGGTATTGAAAATACGTTGCTGCTTTTAAATAACCGCTTAAAGGCGCAACATTGGCGGCCAGAAATTGAAGTTATCAAAGATTATGGAAATTTGCCCGGCGTGGAGTGTTATGTTAGCTCTCTCAATCAAGTTTTTATGAATATTATTAGTAATGCCATTGAGGCGGTGGAAGAATCTTTTGCTACCGGCTACTTGGATGCCAAACAGAATAAAGGACAAATTTGGATTCGTAGCGAACTCAAATCTGGGCAGATTTCAATTGCCATTTCTGATAACGGTTTTGGTATTCCTGCTGCTTTGCAGTCTCGTTTGTTTGATCCATTTTTTACCACCAAACCTGTCGGCAAAGGCACCGGTTTAGGGCTTTCGATTAGTTACCGCATTGTTACAGAAAAACATGGGGGTCAATTAAAATGTATTTCTGCCCCTGGACAAAACACTGAATTTGTGATCCAAATTCCCCTCAAACAAATTAAAATGAGTCAAAAATGGCCTCCATCTGCGGAAATTCCAGCTTGA